A single region of the Leptothrix cholodnii SP-6 genome encodes:
- a CDS encoding nitronate monooxygenase, with amino-acid sequence MKRLDDFRMQMGRHELVPIMVGGMGVDISSADLALETARLGGVGHISDAMIKTVTDRRYKTKYVKAKQALYKLNVELEDKSAVKFNLGHLAEATRLHVEATMTRKQGSGLVFINCMEKLTMNAPKETLKVRMSAALDAGIEGITLAAGLHLGSFALIEDHPRFRDAKLGIIVSSLRALQLFLKKNARLNRLPDYVVVEGPLAGGHLGFGMDWAQYDLATIVAEIMQWMKAEQLDIPVIPAGGIFTGTDAVRFMEMGAAGVQVATRFTVTKECGLPDDVKQEYFKADEDDIEVNQISPTGYPMRMIKSSPGIGDGIRPNCEAYGYLLDAQGKCAYITAYNREVAANPEARRIKVMDKTCLCTHMRNFDIWTCGQLTWRLKDTTLRDAEGHYQLLSAEHVFKDYQFSSDNQVLLPAQNA; translated from the coding sequence ATGAAACGTTTGGATGATTTCCGCATGCAGATGGGCCGCCACGAGCTGGTGCCCATCATGGTTGGTGGCATGGGCGTGGACATTTCCTCCGCCGATCTGGCGCTGGAAACGGCTCGCCTGGGGGGTGTCGGTCACATCTCCGACGCCATGATCAAGACCGTGACGGACCGTCGCTACAAGACCAAGTACGTCAAGGCCAAGCAGGCGCTCTACAAGCTCAACGTCGAGCTCGAGGACAAGTCGGCCGTCAAGTTCAACCTCGGCCATCTGGCCGAGGCGACCCGCCTGCACGTCGAAGCCACCATGACGCGCAAGCAGGGCAGCGGCCTGGTGTTCATCAACTGCATGGAAAAGCTGACGATGAACGCGCCGAAGGAGACGCTCAAGGTGCGCATGAGCGCGGCCCTTGACGCGGGCATCGAAGGCATCACGCTGGCTGCCGGCCTGCACCTGGGTTCGTTCGCGCTGATCGAGGACCACCCGCGTTTCCGCGATGCCAAGCTCGGCATCATCGTGTCGTCGCTGCGCGCGCTGCAGCTGTTCCTGAAGAAGAACGCGCGCCTGAACCGGCTGCCCGACTACGTCGTGGTCGAAGGCCCGCTGGCCGGCGGCCACCTCGGTTTCGGCATGGACTGGGCGCAGTACGACCTGGCCACCATCGTGGCCGAGATCATGCAGTGGATGAAGGCCGAGCAGCTCGACATCCCCGTGATCCCCGCCGGCGGCATCTTCACCGGCACGGACGCCGTGCGCTTCATGGAGATGGGCGCGGCCGGCGTGCAGGTGGCCACCCGCTTCACGGTCACCAAGGAATGCGGCCTGCCCGACGACGTCAAGCAGGAGTACTTCAAGGCCGACGAGGACGACATCGAGGTCAACCAGATCTCGCCCACCGGCTACCCGATGCGCATGATCAAGTCGAGCCCGGGCATCGGTGACGGCATCCGTCCGAACTGCGAGGCCTACGGCTACCTGCTCGACGCCCAGGGCAAGTGTGCCTACATCACCGCCTACAACCGCGAGGTGGCCGCCAATCCCGAGGCGCGTCGCATCAAGGTGATGGACAAGACCTGCCTGTGCACGCACATGCGCAACTTCGACATCTGGACCTGCGGCCAGCTGACCTGGCGCCTCAAGGACACCACGCTGCGCGACGCCGAAGGCCACTACCAGCTGCTGAGCGCCGAACACGTCTTCAAGGACTACCAGTTCAGCTCCGACAACCAGGTGCTGCTGCCCGCGCAGAACGCCTGA